The bacterium genome contains the following window.
TCGACGAGGATCACGAGCGCCCGGCAGCGCTCGACGTGCCGCAGGAACTCCTTGCCGAGGCCGCGGCCCTCGCTCGCGCCCTCGATGAGCCCAGGCACGTCGGCCATCACGAGCGAGCGCAGGGGCGCCGTGCGCACGAGGCCGAGGTTGGGTTCGAGGGTCGTGAAGGGGTAGTCGCCAATCTTGGGCCGGGCGTCCGAGAGCGCGGCGAGCAGGGTGGACTTGCCGGCGTTGGGCAGCCCGACGAGGCCGACGTCCGCGATCAGCTTGAGCTCCAGTTCCAGCAGGCGCTGCTCGCCCTCCTTGCCGGGCGTGTGCTTGGTCGGCGCCTGGTGGGTGGCGCTCTTGAAGCGCGCATTGCCGTGGCCGCCCTTGCCACCCCTGGCGACGAGCAGGCGCTGGCCGGGCGCGGTCAGGTCGCCCAGGAGCAGGTCCTCTTCGCGGTCGCGGACGAGCGTGCCGGGCGGCACCGGGACCACGACGTCGGCGCCGCTCTTGCCCGTCTTCGTGGAGCCCTCGCCGGGGCGGCCGTCCTCGGCGTTCCAGTGCTGACGGTAGCGCAGGTCGAGCAGTGTGTGCAGCGCCGGATCGACGACGACCCAGACGTCGCCGCCCTTGCCGCCGTCGCCGCCCGCGGGCCCGCCGCGCGGCACGAACTTCTCGCGGCGGAAGGCCGTGCAGCCGTCGCCGCCGCGGCCGCTTCGCACGCGGATCAGCACGCGGTCGACGAGCATCTCAGGCGCCCCGGCCGAGGAAGCGCTCCAGGCGGTCGAAGGCCGCCGCCAGCTCGACGTCGGCAGCGGCGAAGGAGAGCCGCGCCCAGTCCGGCATGCCGAAGGCATCGCCCGGCACGAGGGCGACACCCTCCTGCTCCAGGAGCCTGGCGCAGAACTCGCCGCCGTCCGCCCAGCCGCGCGCTCGGCAGACGCGGGCCGTGTCGAAGAAGAGGTAGAAGGCGCCCTGCGGCTCGACGAAGGGCAGGCCGAGCGGCCGCATGCGCTCGAGGCAGTAGCGCAGCCGCTTCGCGAAGGCCGCGCACATCGGCGGCACGCTCGCGCGGCCCTCGCCCAGCGCGACGAGGGCGGCGCGCTGGCTGATCTGGCTCGGGCTCGAGAGGGCCTGGCTCTGGTAGCTGGCCAGCGCTTCGATCAGGCCCTTCTCGGCGATCGCATAGCCGAGGCGCCAGCCGGTCATGGCATAGCTCTTCGAGAAGCCGCTGACCACCACGGTGCGCTCGGGCAGCCAGGGCTCGAGGTTGTAGATGGACTGGTGCCTCAAGCCGCCGTAGACGAGGTCCTCGTAGATCTCGTCGGCGATGATGACGAGGTCCTTCTCGCGCGCCACCGCCGCGATCGCCCGCAGCTCCTCGGCGCCGTAGACCGCCCCCGTGGGATTGGTCGGGTTGTTCAGCAGCAGGACCTTCGAGCGTGGCGTGATCGCCGCGGCCAGGCGCGCCGCGTCCAGCTTGTGGCCGCGCGCGAAGTCGGTCGCCACGGGCACCGGAACGCCGCCGCGCATCTTGACCATCGCCTCGTAGCTCACCCAGAAGGGCACGGGGAAGAGCACCTCGTCGCCCGGATCGAGCAGGATGCACAGGAGGTAGTAGAGCAGCGGCTTCGCCCCGCTCGAGACGCAGACGTTCGCGCCCGCCAGCGGCAGGCCCCAACGCTCGCTGTAGGTGGCGGCGATCTTCGCGCGCAGGGCGGGCTCGCCCGCCGCAGCCGTGTAGCGCGTCGCGCCGGCGCGGATGGCGGCGATACCGGCCTCGGCCACGGGCGCCGGCGTCGCGAAGTCCGGCTCCCCCGCCGTGAGCGAGATCACGTCCCGCCCCTCGCTCTTCAAACGGGTCGCGAGCGCGGCGACGGCCAGGGTCTTCGATGCCTCGACGGCGCGCCCGATGCTGTTCAGCTTCACCGAGAAGCGCTCCATGCGTCGCCTCCTACCACCCGCGCCCTAGGGCAGCTTGCCCCAGGCGCGCAACTCGGCCAGCACGGGGGCCGGCACGAACCCGGAGATGTCTCCGCCGTAGTGAATGATCTCCTTCACCAGCGAGCTGCTCAGCGACAGGAACGGCTCGCTGGGCATCATGAAGATCGTCTCGCAGCGCGCGAGCAACTTGCGATTGGTCAGCGCCATCACCAGCTCGGCCTCGAAATCGCTGAAGGCGCGCACGCCGCGCAGGACGGCGGCCACGTCGTGGAGCCGCACCTGCTCGGTGAGCAGGGTGTCGAAGCCGATCACGCGCAGGTGCGGCAGCGTCGCCGTCATCCCGCGCATGAGCTGCAGCCGCTCGGGCAGCGTGAGCAAGGTACGCTTTTCCCGGTTTTCCGCCACGGCGACGAGCAGTTCATCGCAGAGCGGCAGGGCCCGCTGGATGAGGTCCAGGTGCCCGTTCGTCGGCGGATCGAAGGTGCCGGGATAGAGCCAGCGCTTCATGGCAGCTCCTCTTCCAGATCGCGCTGCGGCGCTGGCCGCAGCAGGGTGACGCGCGAGTCGCCGCAGCGCAGCGCGCGCTCGCAGACGAGGCCGGGCGGCGCGACCAGTTCCCGGTCCGCGCTCTCGTAGGCCAGCCAGACCGGCCGCTCCGCCCCGAGCCGGCCGATGGCGGCCAGGGCCGCCGGGCCCGCCGGATCGCCGTAGGGCGGGTCCAGGAAGACGCCGTCGGGCGCCGGTCGCGGCCACTCGCGCTCGATGAAGCGCAGCGCCTCCTGCCGGCGCCAGGCGACGGCCAGCTCCGGGGCCGCCGCGAGGAGCGGCCCCAGGTTGCGCTCGAGGACCGCCAGGCTGGCCGCGGCCGCGTCGACGAAGAGCGCGCCCGCAGCGCCGCGGCTCAGCGCCTCGATGCCCAGGCTCCCCGTGCCGCAGAAGAGGTCGACCACGCGCGCGCCGGCGAGGCAGCCCGCGTGCTCGAGCACGCCGAAGAGCTGCTCGCGCAGGCGGTCGCTGGAGGGCCGCACCCCCGCGGGCGCCGCCTGCAGACGGCGGCCCTTGAAACGCCCGGCGATCACGCGCATGGCCCCTCCGCAGCGCGGGCGGCGGCGAGGATACGGCGCGCGAGGCCCTCGCGCAAGCGCGCCCGGGGCTCGGCGTCCTCGGCAGCGGCCAGCGGCAGCACCAGGTCTGCGAGGGCACGATAGAGGGGTTCGCGCCGCGCCCAGCGCACCTGCAGCGCCGCCTCCCCCGCCGCCGCCAGAGGCCGCGCGCCCGGCCGGGCGGCGAGGCGGGCGGCGAGCAGGGGCCAGTCCCAGGCGAGGTAGACGCAGAAGCCCGCCCTGAGGAGCGGGTGGTTGGCCGGCGTCTCGACGACGCCGCCGCCGGTGGCGAGAACGAGCCCCGCGCGGCCGGCGAGGGCGGCGAGGGCCGCCTGCTCTTCGCGGCGGAAGCCGGCCTCGCCGCCCGCGGCGAAGAGCGCCGGCAGGCTGCAGCCGGTGCGGCGCTCGATCTCGGCGTCGAGGTCGAGGAAGTCGAGCCCGCCCTGGCTGGCGAGCACGGGGCCGAGGCGGGTCTTGCCCGCGGCCATGAAGCCGAGCAGGTGGATGCGCACGGCGCTAGCGCCGCGCCTGCTGGCGGCGGTAGAGACGCCAGGCGGCCTTGAGATCGGCCAGCGTCGCCGAACGGAACTCCTCCAGCACCGCATCGGCGAGGACGAGGGCCACCATCGCCTCCATCACGACGCCCATCGCCGCCACCGCCGTGCAGTCCGAGCGCTCGCGCAGGGCCTTCACCGGCTGACCGCTCGCGATGTCCACGCTGGCGAGCGGCTGCATCAGGGTCGAGATCGGCTTCATGGCGCCGCGCACGAGGAGCGGCTCGCCCGTCGTCATGCCGCCCTCGAGGCCGCCCATGCGGTTGGTCGGCCGGCGGTAGCGCAGGGGGCCCCCCTTGGCGGGCAGGATCGGATCCATCGCGCGGCTGCCGCGCATGCGGGCGTTCTCGAAGGCGGGGCCGATCTCCATCCCCTTCACGGCCGGGATCGAGAGGATCGCCGCCCCCAGGCGCGCGTCGAGGCGGCGCTCCCAGTGCACGTAGTGGCCGAGGCCCGGCGCCAGCCCCGTGACGACGACCTCGGCGACGCCGCCCAGGGTGTCCCCGTCCTGCCAGACGGCCTTGATCGTGCGCAGCATGCGGGCATAGGCCTCGGGATCGGCGACGTGCAGGTCGTTCGCGGCCGCCGCGGTGGCGAGCGCCGCCAGGTCGCCGTAGTCGGCCTGGCTCTGGACGCCGCCGATCGCGAGCACGTGGCTGAACAGGCGCACGTCCAGCGCTTCGAGCAGCAGGCGGCAGACGGCGCCCGCCGCCACGCGCGCCGCGGTCTCGCGAGCGCTGGCCCGCTCGATGACGTTGCGGATGTCGTCCGTGCCCGTCTTCAGCACGCCGGCCAGGTCGGCGTGGCCGGGCCGCGGCTGGGTGACGGGCTTCGGCGCCTTCTCGCCCCGCCGCGGCTCGGGGTGCATGCTCGCTTCCCAGTTCGGGTAGTCGAGGTTCTCGATCCAGAGCGCGAGCGGGCCGCCGAGCGTCAGGCCGCGGCGCAGACCGCCGGTGATGCGCACGCGGTCCCGCTCGATCTTCATGCGGCCGCCGCGCCCGTAGCCCTCCTGGCGGCGCGCGAGCTCGGCGTCGATGCGCGCGGGATCCACGCGCAGGCCCATCGGCAGGCCCTCGAGCAGGGCGGTCAGGCCGGGACCGTGGGACTCCCCGGCGGTGTGGAGCTGGAGACGGCGCATGGCGTTCCTCGGGCGGCGGGCGGGATCCTCAGGGGGAGCCTAGCGTCTGGCGTGGCGGGGGTAAACAAAAACCCGGCCCCCGCGGCGCGGGGGCCGGGTCGCCCGAGGTCGGCGGCCTCAGCCGCCCAGCGGAAGCGTGTAGCCCTGCTCGCGGAGCTCGGCCTCCGAGCTCGCCGCGCCGGGCTCGACGATGCGCGGCGTGATGAAAATGATCAGCTCGCGCTTGCTGTCGTTGCGGTTGCTGTACCCGAAGACGCGGCCGACGATCGGCAGGCGGCCCAGAAAGGGCACGCT
Protein-coding sequences here:
- the obgE gene encoding GTPase ObgE; translated protein: MLVDRVLIRVRSGRGGDGCTAFRREKFVPRGGPAGGDGGKGGDVWVVVDPALHTLLDLRYRQHWNAEDGRPGEGSTKTGKSGADVVVPVPPGTLVRDREEDLLLGDLTAPGQRLLVARGGKGGHGNARFKSATHQAPTKHTPGKEGEQRLLELELKLIADVGLVGLPNAGKSTLLAALSDARPKIGDYPFTTLEPNLGLVRTAPLRSLVMADVPGLIEGASEGRGLGKEFLRHVERCRALVILVEATSEAPLAVYRALLTELVQHEPALLAKERLLVLSKCDLLGPGAQPARPAGLEAEVDCLAISAVSGQGLDALRAALDRFVAPPTSGLSPIPSP
- a CDS encoding pyridoxal phosphate-dependent aminotransferase, with protein sequence MERFSVKLNSIGRAVEASKTLAVAALATRLKSEGRDVISLTAGEPDFATPAPVAEAGIAAIRAGATRYTAAAGEPALRAKIAATYSERWGLPLAGANVCVSSGAKPLLYYLLCILLDPGDEVLFPVPFWVSYEAMVKMRGGVPVPVATDFARGHKLDAARLAAAITPRSKVLLLNNPTNPTGAVYGAEELRAIAAVAREKDLVIIADEIYEDLVYGGLRHQSIYNLEPWLPERTVVVSGFSKSYAMTGWRLGYAIAEKGLIEALASYQSQALSSPSQISQRAALVALGEGRASVPPMCAAFAKRLRYCLERMRPLGLPFVEPQGAFYLFFDTARVCRARGWADGGEFCARLLEQEGVALVPGDAFGMPDWARLSFAAADVELAAAFDRLERFLGRGA
- the coaD gene encoding pantetheine-phosphate adenylyltransferase; protein product: MKRWLYPGTFDPPTNGHLDLIQRALPLCDELLVAVAENREKRTLLTLPERLQLMRGMTATLPHLRVIGFDTLLTEQVRLHDVAAVLRGVRAFSDFEAELVMALTNRKLLARCETIFMMPSEPFLSLSSSLVKEIIHYGGDISGFVPAPVLAELRAWGKLP
- a CDS encoding 16S rRNA (guanine(966)-N(2))-methyltransferase RsmD, with the protein product MRVIAGRFKGRRLQAAPAGVRPSSDRLREQLFGVLEHAGCLAGARVVDLFCGTGSLGIEALSRGAAGALFVDAAAASLAVLERNLGPLLAAAPELAVAWRRQEALRFIEREWPRPAPDGVFLDPPYGDPAGPAALAAIGRLGAERPVWLAYESADRELVAPPGLVCERALRCGDSRVTLLRPAPQRDLEEELP
- a CDS encoding shikimate kinase — encoded protein: MRCWRSSVRRRWPISRPPGVSTAASRRGASAVRIHLLGFMAAGKTRLGPVLASQGGLDFLDLDAEIERRTGCSLPALFAAGGEAGFRREEQAALAALAGRAGLVLATGGGVVETPANHPLLRAGFCVYLAWDWPLLAARLAARPGARPLAAAGEAALQVRWARREPLYRALADLVLPLAAAEDAEPRARLREGLARRILAAARAAEGPCA
- the aroC gene encoding chorismate synthase, whose product is MRRLQLHTAGESHGPGLTALLEGLPMGLRVDPARIDAELARRQEGYGRGGRMKIERDRVRITGGLRRGLTLGGPLALWIENLDYPNWEASMHPEPRRGEKAPKPVTQPRPGHADLAGVLKTGTDDIRNVIERASARETAARVAAGAVCRLLLEALDVRLFSHVLAIGGVQSQADYGDLAALATAAAANDLHVADPEAYARMLRTIKAVWQDGDTLGGVAEVVVTGLAPGLGHYVHWERRLDARLGAAILSIPAVKGMEIGPAFENARMRGSRAMDPILPAKGGPLRYRRPTNRMGGLEGGMTTGEPLLVRGAMKPISTLMQPLASVDIASGQPVKALRERSDCTAVAAMGVVMEAMVALVLADAVLEEFRSATLADLKAAWRLYRRQQARR